In the genome of Sphingomonas hankookensis, the window GCCCGCGACATCGTCCTTCGCGAGCGCGACGACGCTCAGGCAGTCCTGCACGCTGGCGAGGTCGGGATGCTGCGTCGCGAGCATCGCGAACACCGCGTCGGCCTCCCTCGTGCGGCCTGCCGACCACAGGCCCCAGCCATAATCGGCGAGGATATGGGGGGCGCCGGGCGACAGGGTGCGCGCGGTGTCGAACTCGCGCATCGCCGCGCCATCCTCGCCATTGTCGGCCAGGATGTTGCCGTACCACAGATGCGCCAGCGGGTCGTTCGGGCCGTGCGCGATGGCGCGGCGGAACAGCGTGCCGGCGCGGGCCGGATCGCGATACCACCAATAGGCGATGACCCCGTCGACCCGATCGGCGACCACCGAATTCGGGTCGATCGCCCGCGCCGCCGCCGCCGCCGCCTGCGCCCGGCCCAGCGCCTGTGCATCGCCGGCCGATCCGAATTCGCGGGCGAGCAGCCATGCCTCGGCAAGTGCCTCGTGCGTCGGGGCATGGTCGGGATGGGTGCGGGCGATGGCGCTCAGCGTCCCGATCGCCGCGCGCAGCCGGGGGGCGGCGCGCATCGCCACATCGTCGCGCGCGGCGACATAGCGGGCCTGCGCCGCGCCATCGAAACCGGGGGCGGGGGATTTCTGCCATCCGCCCAGCACCACCGCGCCGCCGCCCAGCAGCAGCGCCGCCGCCGCGACCCACGGCCAGCGCCGACGGCGGGCCGGGGCGGGCGGATCGGCTTCGGGGGCGGGCGCTTCGGGCGGTTCTTCCGGCGCGGGGTCGGGCAGCGCACCCTGTCCGGCACGCCACGCGTCGAGTTCGGCGGCCAATGCATAGACGCTGCGGCTCTTGCCGCCGGGCAGGGCATGGACCGGCAGGGCGCGTTCGCGCGCCCAGCGGATCGCGGTCGACCGGTCGCGACCCAGATAGGCCGCGATCGACTTCCACCCCTCGATCCGCTCCAGCCCCCGGCCTGTGCCATCCCGCGCCCCATCGCACGCCGCCCCCGCAGCGATCGCCCCAGCGATACCGGCGGTTTGCCGGCCGGTCCAGAGCCTCGCGACCGGCCAAAGTTCACTAAGTTCACACTAGTGCGCGGTTTGCGCACCGTGCGGTTCCGGGGCCTGTCCCGGCGTGGGGCAGACGGGGGCGGACGGATGGCGGAACGACAGTGACGGGGTGTGGGCGTGTAGGAAAGCGGTTTGTCAGCGTAGCCGGAGCGCGCGGTCATGGTCCTGTCCCGGCCCCAGGATGCGATGCACGAAGATCCGGTCGGGGAGCGCGGAATAGAGGATGCCATAACCCTTCCACGACCGCCGACGAATGCCGTCGCGTTCGTAGCGAGGCACCAGGGGAAAGGCGTGCGGCATATCGGCCAGCCCCGCTGCAGCCTGCTGCAGTTCGGCGACGAAGGTGGCGGCGCGTGGCGGATTATCCTCCGCGATGAAGCGGCCGATAGTGGTCAGGTCGGCATGGGCGCGGGTCGACAGGACGACCCGTGTCACGCAGGGCGTCCGTATCTGCCGAGGTCGGCAAGCACCGCATCGCAAGCGGTATCGAGATCGACGCCGCCACCGGCGCGCATTTCGGCAAGGCTGTCGGAAATCGATGCGTCGAGGTCGCGAAGCCAGCGGGCTTCGTCGTCGATAGCCTGCTGATCGCGGCGGATCAGGTCGCGGACATAGTCGCTGGCGCTGGCATATTGGCCGCTGTCGATCCTGGCCTGCACCTGGGCGCGCAAGGGGTCGGGGAGCGAGATGTTCATCGATGCCATTGGAAACCTCCAAGTGAAGTATGGCAAAGATTGTCATTGGGTAAAAGGGTGACCGTTCGGTTCACATCTGCCGGCCACGACATGCCTCAACTTTCGCAATGCCGATCGTTATAGCGGGCAGGAATACCGCCAACGAAGGGAAACCGTGGTGGCAACTGCATACCGCGCTCCTGTCGAGGAGCATCGCAAGTTTAAGGCGAAGCCGCGCCCGGACCTCGATCGTGAAGGACTGCGCGCGGACATCAACGAACGGTACAAGAGCAGCTTGGCCTATCTTGGGCGCTAAGCCGCTCTGGCTGACGTTCGCTTAGGTAATCCGTCCGGCTTTTATCAACTGTTGATAGCGCTATAGTCTTCTACCCGAGGAGAATGGCGATGATCAGCGCGGATTTGGGAAAGCAGCTCGAAGGGTTCGTGGCGAAGCTGGTTGCAGACGGCCGCTATAATTCGAAGAGCGAGGTGCTGCGCGAAGGGGTCCGGCTGATTCAGGATCGCGAGGCGCGACTGGCCGCGCTGGATGCGTCGATCGCACGCGGTATCGCCGATGCCGATGCGGGGCGGACGACACCGGCCACGGAGGTTTTCGATCGGCTCGAAGCGAAATATGCCGAGATGGTCGACCGGGGCGAATGATCGTCCGGTTGACTGGCGAGGCCGAGCGCGATCTGGAGGAGATTGGCGACCACATCGCGATTGATGATCCCTATGTGGCGCTTCGCTTCGTTCGCGCGTTGCGCGGTCGGTGCATGGCGCTGGGCGATTTCCCGAACCGTTTTCCCATGGTCGAGCGCTATGCGACAGCCGGGCTGCGCCGCTGCCGCCACGGCAATTACCTGATCTTCTACCGGGTGGAGGAGCAGGCGGTCGTCATCGTCCATGTCCTGCATGGCGCGCGGGATTATCCCGAGATTCTCGGTACCTAAGCTTTCGACATGTCGACACGTCGACCCGTCGCCACCGCCGCCATCCCCCGCACATCGACCCGCGCCTTCAGCCGGGCACCGAGCAGCGCCGTGCCGCTGATCTTGCGCTGGACGAACAGCGTCTCGACATGCGGGACGTGCCAGGTCGCGCGGTCGGCGGCGAGGGCTTTTGCTTCCTCGCGCACCACCGGCACGAAGGCGCGGTCGCCGAAGTCGAACGGGCCGGGGCGCGCCATCGCCTCGTCGATCGCGGCGATGATCCGGTCGACCGCCGGGCGATGCGCGCGCACCGCCGCCGCGCCGAGAAAGCCGGTTTCGACCGCCACGTCGCGGATGCGCAAGCGGTCGTGCGCCAGGCCGGCGGCGATCAGCCGGCGGTACGCATCGGCGGTGTCCGCCGGTACCGGCCGCGTCGCGCCGAAATCGAGCAGCACGATCCGGCCGCTGTCCGCCTGCCAGCGATAGTTTGCGAAATTGGGGTCGGTCTGCATCTCGGCGAATTCGAACAATTCGCGCAAGGTCAGGTCGATCAGCGCGGTCATCGCCGCGTCGCGGGTGGGTTGCGGTGCGGTCGCCAGCCCCTCGATCGGAGTGCCGTCGAGATAGTCCATGGCGAGGATGCGGGAGGTGGTCAGCGCCTCGACCGGGCGCGGCACGGCATAGCGCGGGTCGCCCGCTAGGCGATCGGCATAGCGACGCATCGCGTCCGCCTCGCGCGCATAATCGGCTTCGTCGGCGAGCTGGCGCTTGGCCTCCGCCAGCAGCGGTTTGAGGTCGAGTTCGCGCGGCAACAGGTTGGAGACGCGCAGCAGCGTGGCGACATTGTCGACGTCCGCGTCGATGCTTTCGCGCACGCCCGGATATTGCACCTTGATCGCGAGGCGCCGGCCATCGGCCAGCTCGGCGCGGTGGACCTGCCCGATCGAGGCGGCGGCGATCGGGTTCGCGTCGAACCTGGCGAGCTTGGTCCGCCAGTCCGCTCCCCATTCGGCGATCAGCAATTTGTCGAGCTGCGCCGGGGGCATGGTCTGCCCCTGGTTGCGCAGCTGGGCGAGGATGGCGGCGAGTTCGGGCGGCAACAGGTCGCCGGCATCCATCGAGATCATCTGCCCCAGCTTCATCGCCGCGCCGCGCAGGTGCGACAGCCGGTCGGCCATGCGCCTGGCATTGGCGGGGGTGAGGATCAGGTCGCCCATGCGCGGCCGTTCCCCGCTGGCGATGCGGCGCGCGCCCTCCGCCAGCATCCCGCCCGCGATTCCGCCGGCAAGACGCCCGAATCCGGACAGGCGCGACAGGCGCCCGCTGGGCACGGCGCGGCCGGGGCGAAGGGGTTCGTCGGTCATGGAGGGTGGAGCGAGCGGGCGGGGGAAGGGTTCCGGTGGGTGGGCGAAGGGGTAGGGAGCAAGGCCGCACCGTCCGCGTTGAACGGGGATGCTGCTGTGGGAAGCCTATACCGCGCAAGACGTACCGCCGTCCGACGACCGAGATCGTACGCGGATCGAGGCGGCGATCGGCGGCCGGTTGCCCGATGCCTATTGGGCGCTGGTCGTGGCGCATCAGGGCAATATTCCCGAGGAAAGCGAGGGCGATCCGCCGCCGATCGGCGTGCTGTTGCTGGCCAACGCCCCCGACAGCGTGGAGAAGGACGAGCGAAGCTATTGTATCGAATGGTGCTGGGAGGCGATGCGCGACCGCTATCCCGCCGGCCTGCTGCCCTTTTCCGACGATACCGGCGGCAATGTCTGGGCGTTCGATTTCCGCCGCGATCCCGAACGCCCGGCGGTGGTGTTCATCGATCATGAGATCGAGGGCGAGGATGGCATCACGCCCGTCGCGCCCGACTTCGCCGCCTATTGGGCGCTGGTGACGGCCGTGGCATGAGCCGGTTTGGCGACCTCATCGCCGCCAGGGGGAGTGGCACGCCCTATGACGCGCTGGTCCCGGTATCGCCGGCGCGGATAGAAGCGATCCGGCGCGACTGGCCGGGGGCGCCCGGCGATTTCCTCGAGTTTCTCGGCACGATCGGCGCGGGCAGCTTCGGCGACCGCTATCAGCTGTATGACGGGGTGGTTCCGGCGGATGAGCTGTACGGCACGGACGCGGCGGTCCTGGTCTTCGGCGACGATCTTCAGGGGGTCGGCCACGGGTTCGCGCTGTCGGACGGGCAGGTAGTCGAACTGGATGCGACCGATGGCGGCGTCCGCCCCGTCGCGGCATCGTTCGAAGCGTTCATCCGCGCGACGATCGCCGAACTGGCATGATCGACAGGCTGTCCGACCTGCCCGCTTTGTCCGAAGGCTGGCTCGCGCCGCTACAGGCCGACGATCCCGAACTCTACGCCAAACTGGCGGCAACGATCGCGATTGCGCCCGCCGCCGGGCCGGTCGCGACCGGATTGCCCGCCGGGGTCGATGCGGCGCTGGCGGTGGTCGATCTGTCGGGCAGGGAGATCGGCGCGTTCCGTTTTGCGCCGGCGGCCGGGCCCGACATGCGCGGGCGGCTCGTGGCCTATGACGCGCGGGTCCGCGAAGCGTTCGACACGGGCAAGGATATCGTGTTCGTCGGCGATCATGACTCGGGACCGGTGTTCGTGTCGCCGCACGGGGTCGGCCTGCTCGACATCTCTGCACAACCGCCGCGCATCCGGGCGCTGGCACGCGACTTCACCGGGTTCCTGATCGCGCAGGCCAATGCCTATGACGCGTACAGGCGCTGTCTGGTGGGGGCGGAG includes:
- a CDS encoding ABC1 kinase family protein, which translates into the protein MTDEPLRPGRAVPSGRLSRLSGFGRLAGGIAGGMLAEGARRIASGERPRMGDLILTPANARRMADRLSHLRGAAMKLGQMISMDAGDLLPPELAAILAQLRNQGQTMPPAQLDKLLIAEWGADWRTKLARFDANPIAAASIGQVHRAELADGRRLAIKVQYPGVRESIDADVDNVATLLRVSNLLPRELDLKPLLAEAKRQLADEADYAREADAMRRYADRLAGDPRYAVPRPVEALTTSRILAMDYLDGTPIEGLATAPQPTRDAAMTALIDLTLRELFEFAEMQTDPNFANYRWQADSGRIVLLDFGATRPVPADTADAYRRLIAAGLAHDRLRIRDVAVETGFLGAAAVRAHRPAVDRIIAAIDEAMARPGPFDFGDRAFVPVVREEAKALAADRATWHVPHVETLFVQRKISGTALLGARLKARVDVRGMAAVATGRRVDMSKA
- a CDS encoding ribbon-helix-helix domain-containing protein, whose amino-acid sequence is MASMNISLPDPLRAQVQARIDSGQYASASDYVRDLIRRDQQAIDDEARWLRDLDASISDSLAEMRAGGGVDLDTACDAVLADLGRYGRPA
- a CDS encoding type II toxin-antitoxin system RelE/ParE family toxin, which codes for MIVRLTGEAERDLEEIGDHIAIDDPYVALRFVRALRGRCMALGDFPNRFPMVERYATAGLRRCRHGNYLIFYRVEEQAVVIVHVLHGARDYPEILGT
- a CDS encoding type II toxin-antitoxin system ParD family antitoxin yields the protein MISADLGKQLEGFVAKLVADGRYNSKSEVLREGVRLIQDREARLAALDASIARGIADADAGRTTPATEVFDRLEAKYAEMVDRGE
- a CDS encoding type II toxin-antitoxin system RelE/ParE family toxin codes for the protein MTRVVLSTRAHADLTTIGRFIAEDNPPRAATFVAELQQAAAGLADMPHAFPLVPRYERDGIRRRSWKGYGILYSALPDRIFVHRILGPGQDHDRALRLR
- a CDS encoding tetratricopeptide repeat protein; its protein translation is MAAELDAWRAGQGALPDPAPEEPPEAPAPEADPPAPARRRRWPWVAAAALLLGGGAVVLGGWQKSPAPGFDGAAQARYVAARDDVAMRAAPRLRAAIGTLSAIARTHPDHAPTHEALAEAWLLAREFGSAGDAQALGRAQAAAAAARAIDPNSVVADRVDGVIAYWWYRDPARAGTLFRRAIAHGPNDPLAHLWYGNILADNGEDGAAMREFDTARTLSPGAPHILADYGWGLWSAGRTREADAVFAMLATQHPDLASVQDCLSVVALAKDDVAGYVRHLAERARLRAEPELATYSAALARTLAADRSGDHAATYAVILSRAVSLEQNAGRPDHSWSAFIAAMAGDRASLLATLTTARARGERWGAAGFVRRIRARFPGDAAIGRALDALAQDRIEPA
- a CDS encoding SMI1/KNR4 family protein, which gives rise to MLLWEAYTAQDVPPSDDRDRTRIEAAIGGRLPDAYWALVVAHQGNIPEESEGDPPPIGVLLLANAPDSVEKDERSYCIEWCWEAMRDRYPAGLLPFSDDTGGNVWAFDFRRDPERPAVVFIDHEIEGEDGITPVAPDFAAYWALVTAVA